TATCCGGAGTGTAAGCTTCTCACTCGCTGGACCAACCCCAGCCATTTTTTAACGGGAGCAGGCAATCAACGGAGTCTGGCCGCAGGAACGAACGGGACATTGGCCGGGACTCGGGATGGGCGCGTGCATTGGCTCAATCCACAGACCGGAACCTCCGATGCTTCCTGGCCTGGGCCCGGCAGGGAGACCGTCGTGGTTGCCTTGTGTGAACCTGCACAACTGGCACTAGCAGCTGCCGAGAATGGCAAAGTTCGCGGCATTCGCGTGCCTACGGGGGCGATCTTGTTTGATTTGCCCGCGCACCAAGACGCCATCACGGCAATGGCTGCCACACCCGATGGAGCCACGCTCGTTACCGCGTCGGCCGATCGAGAGCTAAAGATCTGGCACCGCGGCGGCGACGGATTCAAGCTCTTCACTCAGCTGCCAGATACTTCGTCACCCACGAGCGTGCTCAGGATATCGTCCGATGGTCGTTACCTGGCAGTGCTTGGCAGAGCCACCGCTTGCGTGGAGCTGTGGGACCTGAAGCATTTGCAGACCGAACTGGAATCGATGGGAATTCCGTAGCACTCGTTCTGTTGGAAGTTTCGCTCGCCTGAAATGTATCTGGAGTCGGCGCTTATCGACAGCAAGCCGAATTGACATGACAGGCGGCTCTGCGGACGATTGAGGTAGTTGTGGCGATTCGCCGCGCTCGTCAGTCCCGCGAAGGATCGGTTTTATGCCGTTACGGAATCTCTCGGTCGTTTTTCTGGCAATGCTCATTTCGGTCGCCTGTTATCGCACTGCCAGCCGCAATCGCTTCGTAGGCACATTGGCCGAGGCGATGAACCTGGTCGTCGAAAACTACGTAGACGAAGTCGACGATCGCAAGCTGTTCGAAGGAGCCATGGAAGGGATGATCGACGAGCTCGATCCCTATTCCAAATACACCACGCCGGACGAACTGCCGAAGTTTCAAGAATCGATCGGCCAGGAGTTTCCCGGCATTGGCATTGTGGTGGAACTGGACGAAAAAGAAAAACGCCTAAAGGTCCGCAGTCCCATCCCCAAGTTGCCGGCATTTATGGCGGGACTCAAGGCGGGTGACATCATCCTGAAGATTGACGGTCAGGATACGGCCGACAAATCACTCGAAGACTGCACCAAGATGATTCGCGGCGAGGAAGGTACCCTCGTCAAACTGGAGATCAAGCGCGCCAGCGAAGAAAAGCCGCTGACCTTCGAAGTGCAGCGGGCGAAGATTCCGATCGAGTCAGTGAAGGGTGACCGTCACGACGCAGCCGGCGAATGGATTTTCAATCTGCCTGGGCACGAGCGGCTCGGTTATGTGCGCATCGTCAGCTTCGGAGAGCGTACGGTCGACGAACTGAAAACTGCGCTCGAAACATTTGGTCCCGGCGCAAAAAAAATCGATGGGCTGATTATCGACCTGCGCGGCAATGCCGGGGGCCTGTTAACCGCCGCAGTCGGCGTGTGCGATGCCTTTTTGGACACGGGGCTCATCGTCAGTACACGCGGCCGCAATAAGGTAGAACTCGAAGCCCACAATGCTCGGTCGGACCTGGCGATTCCCAAAAACTTGCCTGTAATAGTGCTTGTTGACGGTTTTTCGGCCAGTGCCAGTGAGATCGTCGCCGCTTGCTTGCAGGATCATGACCGAGCCATGGTGGCCGGGCAGCGTTCGTGGGGCAAAGGGACCGTGCAAAAGGTTTATATGCTAGAAGGAAATAAGAGTGCCCTGCGGCTGACATTTGCCACCTACTGGCGACCGAGCGGCAAGGACATTCATAAGCGACGTGATGCCAAAGACACTGATGATTGGGGCGTGCGGCCCGATGAAGGACTCGAAGTACTGATCAGCAAAGAACTGCAAGAGAAGCTCTACCAGCAGCGGGCTGAACGAGACGTTTCGGCCGTCGAAGGAATGGAACCAGCGGATTCAAAGCCAGGTAAGAGCGAGCCGCCGAAGGCAGAAACGAAGAAGCCCGATTCAGAAGACTCGACTCCCGTGCCACCGATTCCGGAACCAGAGCCCGAAGGAGACACCACCGGCAAAGCGCCCGTGGAAGATCCACAACTTCAGCGCGCAATCGAGTTCTTCGCGAAGCTCAAAGCCAAAGGGGCGGCCTGAAGTGCTGCGGTCAGTGGCCGCAGATCGTTACTAGCAGAACTACTTCCACGCGACCGGCTGAGCAGCTGACCAGAGGTCTTCCAGGCGGTAGTATTCGCGAGTCTTTTCGTCGAATAGATGGACGACAACGGTGCCGAAGTCGATCAGCAGCCAGGGGCTGTCCTGATAACCTTCTTGCCCGAAGCGACCACAGGCCATTTCCTTTTGCAGCACGTCATCGATGGCGTCAGCCATTGCCCGCAACTGACGTTGGCTGGAACCCGTGGCGACCACGAAGTAATCGAAAATCGGTGCCTGGTCGCGCATGTCAAGGATGACGACATTCTTGCCGGCATTATCTTCAGCTGCCCGCGCAGCGGCGGTCGCGAGTGAAAAACTGCGGGTTGGACTTGGACGCGATTCGACCTGGCTCACAGTGCTGGCCACGGCAACTCCTGGAAACTGAGAAATCGACAGCTATCTAACTCCTAATTCTACTCTGGTTAGAGCAAAAAACCATGACCTGGGTTCAGGCTAGCCGACTGCTTCTCAAATTAGCGGAATTCAATGCGGATTTTGGGCAGGAGCACCTTCACTAGGAGCGCTGCACGCGGTTGCCGCTGACACGCCGGACGAGGCGGCGCATTTCGAGCACGCTGAGAGTGGAAAGAACGCGGGGAACGGGGAGCCCACTCTGGACAATCACCTCGTCGATCAGGCAGACTTCATCCCCAATCGCTTGCAACACGGCTTGCTCCTGCGGGTTCAATTGCAGTTCGATGGGGTGACGAATTTGCAGCCCATCTTCGCGCACACTTGGCTGCGGCAACGGACCGAGTTCTTCGAGCACATCATCGACATCTTGCACAAGCTTGGCACCATCCCGAATCAGTTGATGGCAACCGCGGGCCATGCGATTGTCGACGCGCCCGGGCACGGCGAACACTTCTCGACCTTGTTCGCTGGCATGTTTCGAGGTAATCAGGGCGCCTGAACGCTCCGCCGCTTCCACCACAATGGTCCCCAGGCTCAAGCCGGAGATCAATCGATTCCGCTGCGGGAAGGCTCCACTCAGGGGCGGAGTGCGCGGCGGGGCTTCGCTGAGCAGCGCTCCATGCGCGGCGACGTCCTTGGCCAGATCTCGATGCTCGGGTGGATAGACATTCGCAATACCACTACCGAGAACCGCGATGGTACGCCCCCCGGCCGCTATGGCACCGCGATGAGCGGCAGCATCAATGCCCCTCGCTAGACCGCTGACGATAGTGTAACCCGCTCGCGCGAGACCACCGGCCAAACGCTCCGCCTGCTGCGTGCCGTAAGCCGTGGCGTGACGAGTTCCCACGATGGCAATCGCCATTTCGTCGATCGCTTGCAACTCACCCAGCATAAACAAGACACCTGGCGGATCAGGAATCTCGCTCAGGCGGGCAGGATATTTTTCATCGCCATCAAGCAACACTTGGATTTGCTGCGCAGCGCAGTAGGCGAGCTCTTCGTCGGCATCGACATCGCGAGCAGAATCCTGAATTGCCTGGCCAAGCTTCTGGCCGATGCCGCGCACCTCGCGTAGTTCCGTCAGCGAGGCGCGGAGAACTGCTTCGGCCGTGCCAAAGCGTTCGAGCAATGCCTGCCGAGTAATGGGGCCGACGCCACTAATCAGCGCCAGGCGCAGGGCAGCCAGACGTGCGGGCTGTGGTGAAAGATGGTTCACAGGCAGGCTTCCGCGACTCACACCTCGATTAACAAAACCGCGACTCGGCTATCCACGACCGAGCCCGTTTCGCCGTCTATGATGCCGCCTGTGAGACTCTGGAGCAAGAAATAAAAAACGGTCGACCTAGATTCTCGCGCGACCTGCCTTCGCTTGAGTTCCAAATCGACCGCCACACGAATCATCACACGCGCATTGAAAAAAACAACCCCGCCGATCAGGCGGGGCGATCATGAATCGACTTGACAGTGTGTGCTTTGCGGACGAGTCAGGAAAGCGATTTAAGCCTTCTCTTCCGATTTGAAGAAATCCACCAGAAGTGCGAGGCGAACTAGCTCGGCCAGGGAGCCTGCCCCCATCTTTTTCATAATGTTCGAGCGGCGCAGTTCAACTGTTCGCAGGCCAATATCTAGGTCCGACGCGATACGCTTATTAGGCAACCCCTCAAGCATCTTGCGCATGACCGCAATCTCATCTTCGCTGAGGGTGGTCAGTTTATTTTCAACATCCGACTTCTGCTTGCGCAACGCGGCTTGAGCCTGTTCCAGGTTGAGTGCCTGTTGAATGGCCTCAATCAAATCGGCTTCGTTGCACGGCTTTTCCAGGAATGTAACCGCTCCAGCTTGCATTGCACGCACGGCGGTGGGCACATCGGCATAGGCCGTGATGATGATGACCGGCAGGTTACTTTTCGCCTCCGCCAATTTTTCCAGCAACTGCAGTCCCGACATGCCCGGCATGCGCACGTCTGAAACGACGCAACCGGTGTCGGACGGCTTCAGTGCGGTAAGAAACGATTCCGCCGACGAATAGGCCTTGGCGGTGAGTCCCCGCATCTGAACCAGGGCGAGCAAAGACTCGCGCACGGCAGAGTCGTCATCAATAATGTGAATTGTGCTTGTGTCTGCCATCGGAGTAAGGCCCAAAGCGTGCGAAACAGCTTGCGGTTAACCGTAAGGTTAGTTCAGTTATCGGACGAGATGCAAGAGAATGGGGAACTTCCTGCCGTGAATTTTCAAGGGTTTTTTGGCGCAATTGAGCCACGGCATTAGCTTTGGAGTACTTCGAGCACAACTTCGGGGGAGACGCCGCTCACGAGTTCGACATGTCCCATTCTGGTCGGCAGGACGAACCGCAATTTACCGTGTTCCACCTTTTTGTCGTGCTGCATAGCCGCTAGCAGTTGCTGCGGATCGAGCCCCGCAACCGTGGTGGGCAACTCGAGCGCCTGTAATAAATTGAGTTGCCGCATGGTGAGCGATTGTTCAATTCGGTTTAAATTCTCAGCTAGCTGAGAAGCCTGAACCATGCCGATGGCGACCGCTTCGCCATGCAGAAATCGACCGTAACCACTGACGGTCTCTATTGCGTGGCAAAAGGTATGGCCGTAATTCAGTACCGCGCGCAACCCGCTTTCTTCTCGCTCATCCTGCTCGACAACCTGAGCCTTCAGTTCGCAGCAGCGGGCCACGACCCGCTCCAGCACCACTTCATCGCGGGCGAGCAATTGGGGAACCACGCTTTCGAGATATTCGAAAAATGTTGCG
Above is a window of Anatilimnocola aggregata DNA encoding:
- a CDS encoding S41 family peptidase; amino-acid sequence: MPLRNLSVVFLAMLISVACYRTASRNRFVGTLAEAMNLVVENYVDEVDDRKLFEGAMEGMIDELDPYSKYTTPDELPKFQESIGQEFPGIGIVVELDEKEKRLKVRSPIPKLPAFMAGLKAGDIILKIDGQDTADKSLEDCTKMIRGEEGTLVKLEIKRASEEKPLTFEVQRAKIPIESVKGDRHDAAGEWIFNLPGHERLGYVRIVSFGERTVDELKTALETFGPGAKKIDGLIIDLRGNAGGLLTAAVGVCDAFLDTGLIVSTRGRNKVELEAHNARSDLAIPKNLPVIVLVDGFSASASEIVAACLQDHDRAMVAGQRSWGKGTVQKVYMLEGNKSALRLTFATYWRPSGKDIHKRRDAKDTDDWGVRPDEGLEVLISKELQEKLYQQRAERDVSAVEGMEPADSKPGKSEPPKAETKKPDSEDSTPVPPIPEPEPEGDTTGKAPVEDPQLQRAIEFFAKLKAKGAA
- the rsfS gene encoding ribosome silencing factor → MASTVSQVESRPSPTRSFSLATAAARAAEDNAGKNVVILDMRDQAPIFDYFVVATGSSQRQLRAMADAIDDVLQKEMACGRFGQEGYQDSPWLLIDFGTVVVHLFDEKTREYYRLEDLWSAAQPVAWK
- the dprA gene encoding DNA-processing protein DprA, producing the protein MNHLSPQPARLAALRLALISGVGPITRQALLERFGTAEAVLRASLTELREVRGIGQKLGQAIQDSARDVDADEELAYCAAQQIQVLLDGDEKYPARLSEIPDPPGVLFMLGELQAIDEMAIAIVGTRHATAYGTQQAERLAGGLARAGYTIVSGLARGIDAAAHRGAIAAGGRTIAVLGSGIANVYPPEHRDLAKDVAAHGALLSEAPPRTPPLSGAFPQRNRLISGLSLGTIVVEAAERSGALITSKHASEQGREVFAVPGRVDNRMARGCHQLIRDGAKLVQDVDDVLEELGPLPQPSVREDGLQIRHPIELQLNPQEQAVLQAIGDEVCLIDEVIVQSGLPVPRVLSTLSVLEMRRLVRRVSGNRVQRS
- a CDS encoding response regulator transcription factor; this encodes MADTSTIHIIDDDSAVRESLLALVQMRGLTAKAYSSAESFLTALKPSDTGCVVSDVRMPGMSGLQLLEKLAEAKSNLPVIIITAYADVPTAVRAMQAGAVTFLEKPCNEADLIEAIQQALNLEQAQAALRKQKSDVENKLTTLSEDEIAVMRKMLEGLPNKRIASDLDIGLRTVELRRSNIMKKMGAGSLAELVRLALLVDFFKSEEKA